One window of the Cherax quadricarinatus isolate ZL_2023a chromosome 1, ASM3850222v1, whole genome shotgun sequence genome contains the following:
- the LOC128685000 gene encoding spidroin-2-like, with amino-acid sequence MAKVVLVVVVLSAVLPSVFDFEISSDNGGRRRRQSPVPTLNPPIPTSVAHYLGTDQLLDACKRNEVQMVTGGCHQLLTQGPCKPTEFVLLDPESGRGHCRPRLCSPDRIFVFSDQLCHDPRGTTLCPPGRQMYSSAFGTPVCQCPDGTYEGDDDLDDDVCDPILGQTLSCQPGQVLWFKDFGLPPECLPDPCGGDNLNRGPNDLPFVPAADGRCYQLGQMGGVCPAPTWYSLAYERLQGVCATLEETGYQVFDPDTLALINQIYGPPIPRETTAPIPVTESPGALRTEGVAPGVSDPTGVSPGVPSPTGVSPGVSGPTGVSPGFPSPTGVSPGVLDPTGVSPGASSPIGVSPGVSVPSGVSPGVISPGVSVATGASPAVSDFTGVGPGVSDLTGVSPGVSDLTGVSPGISGSTGVIPAVLSSGVSDPTGVSSGTSGLTGVSPGVSSVTGVSPGVSGVAGVSPGVSGVTGVSSGVSGVTGVNPGLSGVTGVGHGVSGVTGVSPGVSGVTGVSPGLSGVTGVSHGISGVTGVSPGVSGATGVSPGVSGVTGVSPGIYGSADVRPAIPGPTIVEAVPLSHKVVGPGDSGSTTDGALVSGATGVSPGISGAAGVSTGVSDTAGVSTGVSGAAGVSTGVSGAAGVSTGVSGAAGVGPGVSSAAGVGPGVSGPTVVKAVPSDHKVVGSGITSSSSVVPGLSGSTSLGSGTSIAAGGQMVYGSSVGPQIVPGDQGLSHPSTITSSQSLSHPSTITSSQSLSHPSAITSGLGLSHPSTIISGQGPSHLSTVSTGQDLSRPSTISSIQSLSRPPSISSSVQGQFNIANGHGPSSLVGGQSSVNQFIQGPSLSNASVGHRPGYSMRPQTPFMSYGAGTTSSPAFGSQSAGSPHMYDDRRHSIQELNRPSTTDLSLGDSVEKPHGQAATNILKGQLVAGRTGIMESGSRESLSLDFLHTPMSHKLHGFLKGVKTIMGDLLSGRSHHRSRRAPLPHATPGNVFETRLVGCRAGAQRDINAKCRDTILPSHPPASRATRAAPPVPPQPGCPNGQAYDLQRTCTSSSNAVNSINAFNLG; translated from the exons GGAGGTCGCAGGAGGCGCCAGtcaccagtaccaacactgaacCCACCCATACCTACCTCCGTGGCACACTATCTAG GTACTGACCAACTGCTGGACGCGTGCAAGAGGAACGAGGTACAGATGGTCACAGGTGGATGTCACCAGCTGCTGACTCAGGGACCCTGCAAGCCCACGGAGTTTGTCTTGTTGGACCCAGAGTCAGGACGGGGACACTGCAGACCCAGGCTGTGCTCTCCTGACAGAATCTTTGTCTTTAGTGACCAGCTGTGTCATGATCCCAGAGGAACTACTCTCTGTCCCC CTGGTCGACAGATGTACTCCTCGGCGTTCGGTACCCCCGTATGTCAGTGTCCTGATGGTACGTACGAGGGAGACGATGACCTAGATGACGACGTGTGTGACCCCATCCTGGGCCAGACACTCTCCTGCCAGCCAGGACAG GTACTGTGGTTCAAAGACTTCGGCCTCCCGCCGGAGTGCCTGCCGGACCCCTGCGGCGGAGACAACCTGAACCGCGGACCTAACGACTTACCCTTTGTGCCTGCCGCCGACGGCAGGTGTTACCAGCTTGGACAG ATGGGAGGTGTGTGTCCAGCGCCGACCTGGTATTCGCTGGCATACGAGCGTCTGCAAGGTGTGTGTGCCACTCTTGAGGAAACTGGGTATCAAGTCTTCGACCCTGACACTCTGGCTCTCATCAACCAGATCTACGGACCGCCCATCCCTAGAGAAACCACTGCGCCCATTCCAGTGACGGAATCCCCTGGAGCCCTCAGAACCGAAGGCGTTGCTCCTGGAGTTTCAGATCCTACAGGCGTAAGCCCTGGAGTCCCAAGTCCTACAGGTGTAAGCCCTGGAGTCTCAGGTCCTACAGGTGTAAGCCCTGGATTCCCAAGTCCTACAGGTGTAAGCCCTGGAGTCTTAGATCCTACAGGTGTAAGCCCTGGAGCTTCAAGTCCTATAGGTGTAAGCCCTGGAGTTTCAGTTCCTTCAGGTGTAAGTCCTGGAGTCATTAGTCCTGGAGTCTCGGTTGCCACAGGTGCAAGCCCTGCAGTGTCTGATTTTACAGGTGTAGGTCCTGGAGTATCTGACCTTACAGGTGTAAGCCCTGGAGTCTCTGATCTTACAGGTGTAAGCCCTGGAATTTCTGGATCAACAGGTGTAATCCCTGCGGTCCTTAGTTCTGGAGTTTCTGATCCTACAGGCGTAAGCTCTGGAACTTCTGGTCTGACAGGTGTAAGTCCTGGAGTCTCCAGTGTTACTGGTGTAAGTCCTGGAGTTTCCGGTGTTGCTGGTGTAAGTCCAGGAGTCTCCGGTGTTACAGGTGTAAGTTCTGGAGTCTCCGGTGTTACAGGTGTAAATCCTGGACTCTCCGGTGTTACAGGTGTAGGTCATGGAGTCTCCGGTGTTACCGGTGTAAGTCCTGGAGTTTCCGGTGTTACAGGTGTAAGTCCTGGACTCTCCGGTGTTACAGGTGTAAGTCATGGAATCTCCGGTGTTACCGGTGTAAGTCCTGGAGTTTCCGGTGCTACAGGTGTAAGTCCTGGAGTCTCGGGTGTTACAGGGGTAAGTCCTGGAATTTATGGTTCTGCAGATGTGAGACCTGCAATCCCTGGTCCCACTATTGTAGAGGCTGTGCCCTTGAGTCATAAAGTAGTCGGTCCTGGAGACTCAGGTTCTACAACTGATGGTGCTTTAGTCTCTGGTGCTACAGGTGTAAGTCCTGGAAtctctggtgctgcaggtgtaagTACTGGAGTCTCTGATACTGCAGGTGTAAGTACTGGAGtctctggtgctgcaggtgtaagTACTGGAGtctctggtgctgcaggtgtaagTACTGGAGtctctggtgctgcaggtgtaggTCCTGGAGTCTCTAGTGCTGCAGGTGTAGGTCCTGGAGTCTCTGGTCCTACAGTTGTAAAAGCAGTACCCTCTGATCATAAAGTTGTTGGTTCTGGAATCACTAGTTCCTCGAGTGTGGTTCCTGGGCTATCTGGTTCAACAAGTCTTGGGTCTGGAACCTctattgctgctggaggccaAATGGTTTACGGTTCTTCAGTTGGTCCACAAATTGTTCCAGGTGACCAGGGTCTCTCCCatccatcaaccatcaccagtagCCAAAGTCTCTCCCATCCATCAACCATCACTAGTAGCCAAAGTCTCTCCCATCCATCAGCCATCACTAGTGGCCTAGGTCTTTCCCATCCATCAACCATCATTAGTGGCCAAGGTCCCTCGCACCTATCAACAGTCTCTACTGGTCAAGATCTCTCTCGTCCATCAACAATCTCTAGCATCCAAAGTCTCTCTCGTCCACCATCTATCTCTTCAAGTGTCCAAGGGCAGTTTAATATTGCAAATGGTCACGGCCCTTCGAGTCTGGTCGGTGGTCAGAGTTCAGTCAATCAGTTCATTCAAGGGCCTTCTCTCAGCAACGCCTCGGTTGGACATCGCCCCGGGTATTCCATGCGGCCACAGACCCCCTTCATGTCATACGGTGCAGGGACTACCTCATCTCCCGCCTTCGGAAGTCAATCCGCTGGTTCACCTCACATGTACGACGACAGGCGGCATTCGATACAGGAGTTAAACAGGCCTAGCACCACAGATCTCTCACTCGGAGACTCAGTTGAAAAACCTCACGGACAAGCAGCTACGAATATCTTGAAGGGGCAGCTGGTCGCTGGACGCACGGGCATCATGGAATCAGGATCCAGGGAGAGTCTCAGCCTCGACTTTCTTCACACTCCCATGAGCCATAAGCTTCATGGCTTCTTGAAAGG AGTGAAGACCATAATGGGTGACCTGCTGAGCGGTCGTAGTCACCACAGGAGTCGACGAGCGCCTCTCCCTCACGCCACACCTGGTAACGTCTTCGAGACTCGGCTGGTTGGGTGTCGCGCCGGCGCGCAGAGGGACATCAACGCAAAATGCCGGGACAC aATCCTGCCTTCACATCCCCCTGCCAGCCGGGCCACCAGAGCAGCTCCTCCTGTACCACCCCAGCCTGGATGTCCCAAC GGTCAGGCGTACGATCTACAGCGAACGTGTACGTCGTCATCCAATGCAGTCAATTCCATCAACGCCTTCAACCTCGGGTAG